From Podospora bellae-mahoneyi strain CBS 112042 chromosome 5, whole genome shotgun sequence:
TGGTCGCAAGGAGCAAATGGCAGGGGACCGGTCTCAACTTCCCGAAGCACTTCAGCTGGTGGCAGATAAGGTCGAAAATGTCTCTTCGTTCATTGACAAGATACTCCGCGAGATTGGCATGACGTTGGCAAGCTCGATGGATGAACCATTCCCGGCCAGTTTGCAGGACGCCACCAGGCCCGGCCAAAGTCATCTAACATTGGGCATCTCAAAGGCACGTGCCGGGACACCTCTAATGGACGGCCACACCGATGACGGTTTCCTCACTCTCACGTTCTATGACGAGCCCTTTCTCGAAGTCTTGGATAGGTCTACAAATGAGTGGAAGTTGGTTGAGGTGAATTGCAACATGCCAATCCTGAATGTAGCTGCCCAGTCGGCAAAGAACTCGGGAGGTCGGCTGTACAACCCCTGGCATAGGGTAAAGATGGGGGAGAACGAGATAAACTTGGTCATGTTTGATCTGTTTGAAGATTCGAATTAGTAGACTGCTAAGCTTGAGATCTTTCGTTTTTTGTcgttggaggggatgacAATGGTTTAGTAGCAATACATATCATAGCTAGGTATCAAACACGAAAGCCACCTCATGTTTTTTTGCAACAAAACTTTTACAACTATGGTTTAGGTACCCAGATACACCCACAATTTCCATCTGCTTCTTTTCAACCCAAGACCAACAGTCGGTCGATTTCTGCCCGTCCAAGATCATACCCAGTGACAAACTCACGGCATCGGAGCCCATCCCTCTTCAGCTCCGCCCAACATGTCTCAAAGCCAGTGGCCTTCCGTTGGATCATTTCTGACAGAAAAAGcctctcccttcttcccaGCAACTCTCCATTGCCAGCCACCCATTGCTCCAAGTCAAGAAAAGCACGCGCCAGACCAAGCAGAAAGACGCTGTTGATCATCGGGTGCTGAGCCCACCCTAAAAGGTCATGGGAAAACCTGCCAGAGTCGTTGAGGTTCTCATCTTCTGGACGGCCAATTATGTCTCCTAAACAGATCGGCTGTGGCAAACCCCTATTCTTCATCATTTCGAGACCCAGGGCCACCAGGTCGGGGCTGTAGCCAGGCCAATGCTGCTCATCCATGCAGGCAATACCTGTGCCCACCGGCTTGTAGCCCTTTTCTGCTCGCAATATTTGCAAACAGTTGGACACCAGGGGTGTGATTGTCTGGTGAGGGGAGCTGATGATATTTTCCAGGAGTCCTGCGTGGGCAAACCAAAGTGGTAGTAGGGCGTCTATCTCAACTGCCGACTTGTGTATCTGGATTGGTGACTTTGGCTCAAAATCGTTCGTCTCACACAGCGACCAGCTTCTCGTGGCGGGGAAAGTCGGATGGCTGACCGCAGCATCATGACGCGAGGGGTCAAAGGTCTTTTCCAGGCTCTGATagccaccaacaagcccCCAATAAGCCTCGCCCATATCCTTGCCATGTGGTCCGAGGGAGTCAATCCAGTTCCGAAGCAGTTCAGTCTCGACGTGAGTGAAAGCACCAAACATCCTCCCTTTCCAGCCCAGCTCCCGCATCAAAAGgctcttgctgctgtcacCTCTGCATACCCATGGCTTGGAGTCTGCCAAGGCGTCAAGGAACTCATCCTTCCAaccgtcatcatccttgGGGCTcgaaggaggagcagaaaaCCAAGATGACAATTTTCTCTTTCCGATCCGGGCGCGACTCGTGCAATGAATCTTGGTGGCAATGGTGGCTTTCTTGCAGATGATGTCAACCAGCTTGTCCTCGTAATCATCCACAGTATCCCTGTCATCGAGACTCTGCCCGAGGCAATAGCCAGCCTGCACACGCCTCCACGCTGTCTGCGGATCCATGATGCCCGTGTTCTGAACAATCTCCATAAAGTGTGCAATGTTGCCAATCGCCATCGCGCAGTGACCCGAGTGCGCGTTGTCGATCGAAATGTGCAAAGCATAGTAGTAGGGCGAGATCCCAAACTCGGGCAGCTCCTTGTTGGCTTTCAAGACCCCAATGGCAGGCTGCTCGTAGTGGAGATTAAACCCCAGAATCTCGGGTAAAAACTGGTTAGGAAAGACGGAAATGAGGAGCTGTCCAATGGCATATCTCCAAATCGTCTCATCCTCCATGCCATGGCGTGGGTGTGTGAAATCGAGCGAGTCGCCGTTGGGCAGGTCCACACCCACGCTCTGGAGAAGCTCCTTGTAGAGCAATATGTGGTTCTTTTCCAGATCCCCATCACCGAGCTCTTCTGAAAAAATTTGCCAAGCATCCTTTGTCACGCCCCGAAAGGCGAAGGGGGTTGTGACCTGATGAATCCGTGCGAGCCATGCGCCATCGGTGTAGTTCCACGGTGCGCTGTTCTTGAGAAACATGCAGGCTTCTTCGAAGCTTTTGAACAGCTCAggtccaccaccaagctcccTTCGACGCATGTAGGCTTCGAATTCCAGACCCACATCGAGCTGGATGTCTTGGATGAATCTTTGGAGACGGGAGGCATCAAAGGTCGCAATGTTGAGAATGCTGCGAGATCGGTCCTTGTACTTGGCCATCCGGAGCCCTTGTTCGAGTAACGAAAGCAACGTTTCTCGAACTTGGGGCAGGATTTCTGGGAACCGCTCCAGATTTTGAACTTTGTGGTAAAGATCTTTGAAGTGACGCATCCGTTGCTGCCGCTTCCTTTCTAGGCGTGGTGACTTGGGCTTTTCATCGGTCAAGATCGCTATGTGGCCTGTTGTGGAAGCATTGGACCAAGCTGGGAACGAGAGTCGTGGTTTTCGCCATGGGAACGAGATGTAAAGAAAACAGCTAAGAGGGACAATTATCAAGAGTAAAGATTCCAAGTTGAACATGATGAAGCAATTTTCTTGTGGCTGAAAGCGACGAGGTGTGTGCTTCCATTACGGAAAAGGAGATCGATCTCCGTGGGCATTCTATACCTAGCATTCAGGGCTTCATGAGCTCCTGTCTTTCATTCCGCGTCCCGCACTGAGTCATGTCAGCAAATGTTGTTGGAAGAGTGATGGATATGATCCTACAACGTATGGAATCATGGGTCATGGTCGGGTTCGGCAGTAAACAAGGTGCAAGTAAATGGAGACTGTTGATCCGAGAATCCGAACCGCTAAGGTCGAGAATCCGAACTGCTAAGGTCGATGAGCTGCCATACAAAGAGATTACGAAATAGGTAGCACGGACCGTCACTACGACTCAAGATTTCTTGGTAATCATTTCAATTATTGAGCCTCCCGACTGTGATCAGATCTAGCCAAAGCCTGGTCCAAACTCTCCAACAGACTGGGTACAATGTTGTCCCCGAACAAATGGGGATGTACGTCCATAAGAGACCTCAACGCTTCTAACAGTCCTAGCAGCTGTCGAGAGTGGAATGTGATGTCTTGATCGAACTTTGACGCCACCCCTGGTCCACGTCTTTGAATCCACATTGTGCTGTCCAAAAGACTACTGAGAGCAAGACTATCCCAAAATATACCCCCTTCCATGATACCCTGAACAGGGGAATAAACGGTGTAAACTATTCTCGAAGCAGGGGGTATGATGAGTATATCATCTTCCTCTAAAATAAAAGCCCTGTGTGCATCATTTCTCTCAAGACCCTTCAGCGCAGGGTCCGTATCAGTGTCAGAAAGAGAGGCAAAGATGCAGATTTTGAGACCCTCAAGATTACGCAACCAAACCCCACTCATGGTGGCAAAGGATGGCCCAAAGCAGACATGGGGCAGGGTGACGGCGTTGAAGTCGGTTCTGATCTCAGGAAAAGCCTCGGGGCTTCCTAGTTGTTGGCATGCACTGGCACTCCTGCTAGTGCGTAGTCTGAGTCGCTCTATCAGACAGTCTAGTAGACGGAAACGTGGAAGCATGGTCAACAAAGGTCGATGCGAGTGGGTCATGTTTCTGAGATTGGAGGTGCCTCGATCGTGAACAGAGTTGGCAAGTTCATCCTCCAATAAACACAAAGAATCAAGCATGGCGTGCATACCAGAATCTAGAAAGGTTTCCTTGATGATCACTGGCTTTTCGAACACTTGGTGTGCTTTAGCGGCCTGGATCGCTTCGTTGGAGGTGAGATAGAGCACATCAGCATCCATGGGAGATGCAGCACGACCGGGCAGGACCGCATTGCCTTGCGTCCACATCGAGGCCCATTTTGTGGCTGCCTTCAACGGTGGTGCCTGGTCTTGGTGGGTTTCAAGGGGATCCTCCCGGGCCTCCTTTGCAAGCATGCCGTCGATATAAGGCATAATTGTAGGGTAATATTGGCTATGAAGCGTTTCCTCCAGGCTGGCCAAGTCTTTTCCTGTGATTGGAGCCGTTCCAAGATATAGAGCTGCTGAGGTGAACAGGTCGGCTTCCAACTCGCTGGAttgtggtgaggttgggcTAGGTTCCGAATGGAGTCGAGATGGGCCTGGAAAGCtgggggttgtgggttcTGATGTTATGGTCGAAGGTTGATGTTGCCCAAAGGAGTTCATGGCTGAGGGCGAAAGGAACAAGGCCGAAGATTGCCAACACATGGGATCGTGCATATCGATGCTGTAGGACAAGTCTGCGCTGTTCCAGTCCCACATCGAGTCAAAGAGTGGCATCGCTTCCGAGGGCGCAGAGGACATCCCCTGGAAGTTCTCTAGCTGATTCGGTGACACGTCTAAGCTGGGCTGTGTGTCCCGAAGTTGGTCCTGTGCAGGTGCTATCTGAGCATCTCCCGGgccatcttcatcgcctGTACTCACTTCCGCAGGCGAGGTTTTTAGCGGCATGGCATGCTGGTGTCTTGGCGAAGATGGCAGGCAAGCTTCGCCCCGAGCAGCGAGGACGCCGAATCGGTCCCTTCGCAGAAGATGGGCCGCATAGTGACCGGGTCTG
This genomic window contains:
- a CDS encoding hypothetical protein (EggNog:ENOG503P31R), whose translation is MTFKMAIDPPTSSTKTLELEVVRYEQLRSNDNVEVRKLAQALSDQGMLFLDLQKSTAKQFLKDLQTVIQHQRAFFEQPQEEKSKYHTGIRYNGFYTSPIGVEKIHLGRKEQMAGDRSQLPEALQLVADKVENVSSFIDKILREIGMTLASSMDEPFPASLQDATRPGQSHLTLGISKARAGTPLMDGHTDDGFLTLTFYDEPFLEVLDRSTNEWKLVEVNCNMPILNVAAQSAKNSGGRLYNPWHRVKMGENEINLVMFDLFEDSN
- a CDS encoding hypothetical protein (EggNog:ENOG503NZ9P; COG:S) encodes the protein MFNLESLLLIIVPLSCFLYISFPWRKPRLSFPAWSNASTTGHIAILTDEKPKSPRLERKRQQRMRHFKDLYHKVQNLERFPEILPQVRETLLSLLEQGLRMAKYKDRSRSILNIATFDASRLQRFIQDIQLDVGLEFEAYMRRRELGGGPELFKSFEEACMFLKNSAPWNYTDGAWLARIHQVTTPFAFRGVTKDAWQIFSEELGDGDLEKNHILLYKELLQSVGVDLPNGDSLDFTHPRHGMEDETIWRYAIGQLLISVFPNQFLPEILGFNLHYEQPAIGVLKANKELPEFGISPYYYALHISIDNAHSGHCAMAIGNIAHFMEIVQNTGIMDPQTAWRRVQAGYCLGQSLDDRDTVDDYEDKLVDIICKKATIATKIHCTSRARIGKRKLSSWFSAPPSSPKDDDGWKDEFLDALADSKPWVCRGDSSKSLLMRELGWKGRMFGAFTHVETELLRNWIDSLGPHGKDMGEAYWGLVGGYQSLEKTFDPSRHDAAVSHPTFPATRSWSLCETNDFEPKSPIQIHKSAVEIDALLPLWFAHAGLLENIISSPHQTITPLVSNCLQILRAEKGYKPVGTGIACMDEQHWPGYSPDLVALGLEMMKNRGLPQPICLGDIIGRPEDENLNDSGRFSHDLLGWAQHPMINSVFLLGLARAFLDLEQWVAGNGELLGRRERLFLSEMIQRKATGFETCWAELKRDGLRCREFVTGYDLGRAEIDRLLVLG
- a CDS encoding hypothetical protein (EggNog:ENOG503NXGE), with amino-acid sequence MLDLLPPRATPIPSTDSQLRPRAFRTPLCPALQQRRKISSKFIPIKGMVHGPPSEGWELQPGHDTSLGFDQETRAWLEELYQAWASNAPISTFSSIRDGLVDQCDHLDTRISTFCSVARIVSSHRSQANREPEWKELLALSHLTDRNKREEATKKKRKRAYNENNRLRNLAFIVALWSPDVVFHYAWNCASQVQMNMLRACATSYPNFFNEFLPRLNAVLLQRHRQALLGGRLKTLNEAPLQPHRDFDLVTLASTTVDGKMEELWVASQDGRVAVDANAIVFLRDIRPGHYAAHLLRRDRFGVLAARGEACLPSSPRHQHAMPLKTSPAEVSTGDEDGPGDAQIAPAQDQLRDTQPSLDVSPNQLENFQGMSSAPSEAMPLFDSMWDWNSADLSYSIDMHDPMCWQSSALFLSPSAMNSFGQHQPSTITSEPTTPSFPGPSRLHSEPSPTSPQSSELEADLFTSAALYLGTAPITGKDLASLEETLHSQYYPTIMPYIDGMLAKEAREDPLETHQDQAPPLKAATKWASMWTQGNAVLPGRAASPMDADVLYLTSNEAIQAAKAHQVFEKPVIIKETFLDSGMHAMLDSLCLLEDELANSVHDRGTSNLRNMTHSHRPLLTMLPRFRLLDCLIERLRLRTSRSASACQQLGSPEAFPEIRTDFNAVTLPHVCFGPSFATMSGVWLRNLEGLKICIFASLSDTDTDPALKGLERNDAHRAFILEEDDILIIPPASRIVYTVYSPVQGIMEGGIFWDSLALSSLLDSTMWIQRRGPGVASKFDQDITFHSRQLLGLLEALRSLMDVHPHLFGDNIVPSLLESLDQALARSDHSREAQ